In one window of Henckelia pumila isolate YLH828 chromosome 1, ASM3356847v2, whole genome shotgun sequence DNA:
- the LOC140860530 gene encoding uncharacterized protein produces the protein MVKDVHRDFGLDLEYHKAWKGKELAMHDLHCSDKGCYDKLRGYCRAVRETNPGSVADCEIDVVTNKFKWLFLCFNACAIGFATGCRPIIFLDGTHIKNKYKGSILLAVAKDANDSLFTLVYAVVDAENDSNWQWFCFHLRGVLVLQHIMVFEKFTFFLDRHPGIIKVFKLLFSGSRHAYCLWHLVDNFVKQVLRSYPLHNKKLWSFVFKKAAYAPSQQEFT, from the exons ATGGTGAAAGATGTACACAGAGATTTTGGATTAGATTTAGAGTATCACAAGGCTTGGAAGGGCAAGGAATTAGCTATGCATGATCTCCATTGCTCAGATAAGGGGTGTTATGACAAATTGAGAGGGTATTGTCGTGCAGTTAGAGAAACAAATCCTGGTAGTGTGGCAGATTGTGAGATTGATGTAGTAACCAATAAATTCAAATGGTTATTCCTTTGTTTTAATGCATGTGCAATTGGTTTTGCTACTGGATGTAGACCAATTATTTTTCTCGATGGAACTCATATTAAGAACAAATATAAAGGTAGTATCCTACTTGCAGTGGCAAAAGATGCCAATGATTCTCTTTTTACATTGGTGTATGCTGTAGTGGATGCTGAGAATGATTCGAATTGGCAATGGTTTTGTTTTCATTTGAGAGGTGTCCTTGTTTTGCAACATATCATGGTGTTTGAAAAGTTCACTTTTTTCTTAGATAGACATCCCGGTATTATCAAGGTTTTTAAGCTATTATTTTCGGGAAGTCGCCATGCTTATTGTTTGTGGCACTTGGTGGATAATTTTGTGAAGCAG GTCTTGCGAAGTTATCCGCTACACAACAAAAAACTTTGGTCATTTGTGTTCAAGAAAGCTGCATATGCCCCTTCACAACAAGAATTTACATga
- the LOC140860533 gene encoding uncharacterized protein yields MKSDVKEFVSRCLNCQQVKANRKKPGGLLHSLGTVRFCKRGKFSPIFIGPYEILEKIGNLAYRIALSHALSGIHDVFHVSMLQKYQPDPSHVLHPDEAELDETLSYFEQPMQNLDQKEKQLRNKTIPLVKVEWGHHGVEESTWEVESDMRQRFSELFH; encoded by the exons atgaaatctGATGTAAAAGAatttgtgtctcgatgtttgaattgccaacaggtgaaggccaACAGAAAGAAACCTGGTGGTTTATTGCACAGCTT aggcactgtcagattttgcAAGAGAGGGAAGTTCTCTCCGATATTTATTGGTCCTtacgagattcttgagaaaataggcaatcttgcctatagaaTAGCTCTTTCTCATGCTTTGTCTggtatacatgatgtctttcatgtttctATGTTGCAAAAGTATCAACCTGATCCTTCTCATGTACTCCATCCTGACGAAGCAGAACTTGACGAGACCTTGAGTTACTTCGAACAGCCAATGCAGAACCTTGAtcagaaagaaaagcaactgagAAACAAGACCATTCCGCTAGTGAAAGTTGAGTGGGGTCATCATGGAGTTGAAGAATCTACTTGGGAAGTtgaatcagatatgagacagcgCTTTTCCgagctatttcactga